A stretch of the Petroclostridium xylanilyticum genome encodes the following:
- a CDS encoding GGDEF domain-containing response regulator, whose protein sequence is MESQKRILIVDDNETSAAIVSNMLKRNGYNTEIVRNGEEALGKIKSCQGLCYDLILMDIELGKGMDGAETAAEIQQYCDLPVVFLFAHTEEKIIGKIRSVAKYGFVAKNAGEHILITVIDMALKLHGESMRTGLYQQIVEHSMNEIYIFDPETLEFIMVNRGARENLGYTMAELANMTPLDIKPEIEAQIFRKLIEPLLKREKERLFYNTIHRRKDGSSYPVEVNLQLYSYRGKKVCMALVNDLTERRKLEEDLREREALLSAVTQSAGEAIIMLDEKGTVAFWNPAAENLFGYLQEEILGKDLHRLVVLDEQSYRAYKNSFIHFQSTGEGIYIGKNVELKAKNKAGKILDVELTLTAVKRKKSLYTIGIVRDIGERKKAEEQVYFLTITDPLTKIYNRRYFTQKLEEEIERAKRAGNKFSLIMLDIDRFKRINDSFGHNAGDEVLKSMAELVKNRNRKIDIFARWGGEEFVILLPDTTVKNAARLAEELRESLSQMDMPGAGRVTASFGVAGYCPGDNVDSLVNKADNMMYEAKAAGRNCVRFKDECV, encoded by the coding sequence ATGGAATCCCAAAAAAGAATTCTGATTGTAGACGACAACGAAACAAGCGCAGCTATAGTTTCCAACATGTTAAAAAGAAATGGTTATAACACGGAGATTGTCCGAAACGGCGAAGAAGCCCTGGGGAAGATAAAAAGTTGCCAGGGGCTGTGTTATGACCTTATCCTGATGGACATAGAGCTTGGAAAAGGAATGGATGGAGCGGAAACGGCGGCTGAAATCCAGCAGTACTGTGACCTTCCAGTAGTTTTTCTTTTCGCTCATACTGAGGAAAAAATTATTGGGAAAATCCGTTCTGTTGCAAAGTATGGTTTTGTGGCGAAAAATGCCGGTGAACATATTCTAATTACTGTAATTGATATGGCACTGAAACTTCATGGAGAAAGTATGCGTACCGGTCTGTACCAGCAGATTGTGGAACATTCCATGAATGAAATCTATATTTTCGATCCGGAAACTTTAGAATTTATCATGGTAAATCGCGGCGCCAGAGAAAATCTGGGATATACCATGGCAGAGCTTGCAAATATGACCCCCCTTGATATAAAGCCGGAAATAGAGGCGCAAATTTTTAGGAAGCTCATTGAGCCCCTGCTAAAAAGAGAAAAAGAGAGGTTATTCTACAATACCATACACCGCCGCAAGGATGGTTCGTCTTATCCGGTCGAAGTAAACCTGCAGCTTTATTCGTACAGGGGGAAAAAAGTCTGTATGGCTCTGGTTAATGATTTGACAGAGCGGAGGAAATTAGAAGAAGACTTGCGGGAAAGAGAAGCTCTTTTGAGTGCGGTTACCCAATCAGCAGGAGAAGCCATCATTATGTTAGACGAAAAAGGAACAGTAGCATTTTGGAACCCGGCAGCGGAAAATCTTTTCGGTTATTTGCAGGAAGAAATTCTGGGCAAAGACTTGCACAGGCTGGTAGTATTGGATGAACAAAGCTATAGGGCTTATAAAAATAGTTTTATTCATTTCCAATCAACCGGGGAAGGCATTTATATTGGAAAGAATGTAGAACTTAAAGCAAAAAATAAAGCAGGGAAAATCCTGGATGTGGAACTTACCCTTACAGCCGTAAAGCGAAAAAAGAGTTTATATACTATTGGAATTGTTAGGGATATTGGTGAGCGAAAAAAGGCAGAGGAACAGGTGTATTTTTTGACAATAACTGACCCTCTGACCAAAATTTACAACCGCCGCTATTTTACTCAAAAACTGGAAGAAGAAATAGAGCGCGCCAAACGGGCAGGCAACAAGTTTTCCCTGATCATGCTGGATATAGACCGCTTTAAGAGAATTAACGACAGCTTTGGCCATAATGCCGGTGACGAGGTTCTTAAAAGCATGGCAGAATTAGTTAAGAACAGGAACCGCAAGATAGACATATTTGCCCGCTGGGGCGGGGAGGAATTTGTCATACTCCTGCCGGATACAACGGTTAAAAATGCGGCCCGTTTAGCGGAAGAACTGCGGGAAAGTCTAAGCCAAATGGATATGCCGGGTGCGGGCAGGGTCACTGCCAGTTTCGGAGTTGCCGGCTACTGTCCGGGGGACAATGTTGATTCATTGGTGAATAAGGCAGACAACATGATGTACGAAGCCAAAGCTGCCGGCAGGAATTGTGTGCGTTTTAAGGATGAATGTGTATAG
- a CDS encoding MCP four helix bundle domain-containing protein, giving the protein MKSENHSKGEKSSNILKNVKITTFIFVLMIFTVFAVGGISFTALNNMKVLSNDMNSLYKDRMLVSLALKQLETELYIMRLNMTQMLYAGQYNEEVAHAVADKQESLNKKIEEYKGFALNEEERRLLQNIESGYKSYIKDAGQLLEALKTGNAVSEVQINQMRAYAADIQKNIDELAALNAETAKGVVNKANSGYESAKKIFILLFVVLTAVFIACVLILSRLIRGSMAQINDVLAKLSEYDFTVRLEKKTARTNLPG; this is encoded by the coding sequence ATGAAAAGCGAAAATCATAGTAAAGGCGAAAAGAGCAGTAATATCCTGAAAAATGTCAAAATTACTACTTTTATTTTTGTTTTGATGATTTTTACTGTTTTTGCTGTTGGGGGAATTTCTTTTACTGCTCTGAATAACATGAAAGTATTAAGCAACGATATGAACAGCCTGTATAAGGATAGAATGCTTGTATCTCTTGCCCTGAAACAATTAGAAACAGAGCTATATATCATGCGGCTTAATATGACGCAAATGCTTTATGCCGGACAGTATAATGAAGAAGTTGCCCATGCAGTGGCAGACAAACAGGAAAGTTTGAATAAAAAAATAGAAGAATATAAGGGTTTTGCTTTAAATGAGGAGGAGCGAAGGCTGCTGCAAAATATAGAAAGCGGCTATAAATCCTATATAAAAGATGCAGGACAGCTGTTAGAAGCTTTAAAAACCGGCAATGCTGTATCGGAGGTGCAAATCAATCAAATGCGCGCATATGCGGCTGATATCCAGAAAAACATTGATGAATTGGCGGCCTTGAATGCCGAAACAGCTAAAGGAGTAGTTAATAAGGCAAACAGCGGTTACGAAAGTGCTAAGAAAATCTTTATCTTGTTATTTGTGGTCCTCACGGCAGTATTTATTGCTTGCGTACTCATCCTCTCCAGGCTCATCAGAGGTTCCATGGCGCAGATCAATGATGTCCTTGCCAAATTGTCTGAATATGATTTTACTGTGAGACTGGAAAAAAAAACGGCAAGAACGAATTTGCCCGGATGA
- a CDS encoding sensor domain-containing protein, which produces MQSKDDKIADITASEVIEYFPLPFYVIEGERIILCNQKAVKVFGYEKKEELLGLTPYSLSPASQPDGTSSVVKGREMINQAKESGYYRFRWVHQRKCGRKFLAEVELFVEKGLIFATVKDIEREEKLKNKTVKIFEKMKNLVIRDFLTGLYNKKYFMEQLDRLIQASYRTKSRFALLFIDVDNFKEINDTLGHQTGDRVIEEAARRLKEAAPENCLLARYGGDEFAIIVSSTCSKDELYTMGHRLLQNLKTAYVIDNHEFYLSASIGIACYPADGEDAGTLLKNADIAMYKAKETRDGKYNIRFFEAEMEKEIHERFLLENHLKKALEKEELILNLQPIVNIIENRQSTAEALVRWENEVFGLVPPDKFIPLAEETGLIHEIGTYVLKEVCRFIQSFRKKEFNPIPIAINISLKQLENRNFTREVENIIASYGIEGKNLEFEITESVSTGNMEVIAENLRKIKGLGIKIAMDDFGTGYSSLAMLLNLEVDKIKIDKIFINNIRKSRDEKIIRTVISMAKELGLTVIVEGVETEEQVNFLKNINCEYGQGYFWAKPMQVADFEKYLQGRYVTMYKNR; this is translated from the coding sequence GTGCAAAGCAAAGACGACAAGATTGCGGATATAACTGCCAGTGAGGTAATAGAATATTTTCCCCTCCCTTTTTATGTTATAGAAGGGGAAAGGATTATCCTTTGCAACCAGAAAGCAGTAAAAGTCTTCGGCTATGAGAAAAAAGAGGAACTGCTGGGCTTGACGCCATACTCTTTGTCGCCCGCCAGTCAGCCTGATGGGACAAGCTCGGTCGTCAAAGGCAGGGAAATGATTAATCAGGCCAAAGAATCGGGTTACTACCGTTTTCGTTGGGTGCATCAGAGGAAGTGCGGAAGAAAATTTTTGGCAGAAGTAGAATTGTTTGTAGAAAAAGGCTTAATCTTTGCCACTGTAAAGGATATAGAACGCGAAGAAAAGCTAAAAAACAAGACGGTAAAAATATTTGAAAAGATGAAAAATCTTGTCATTAGGGATTTTTTAACAGGCTTATACAATAAGAAATATTTTATGGAGCAGCTGGACAGGCTTATCCAAGCTTCATACAGGACAAAAAGCAGGTTTGCCCTGCTTTTTATCGACGTTGACAATTTTAAAGAAATAAATGATACATTGGGTCATCAGACAGGTGACAGAGTTATCGAAGAGGCTGCGAGACGGCTAAAAGAAGCAGCCCCTGAAAACTGTTTGCTTGCCCGGTACGGTGGTGACGAATTTGCCATAATCGTTTCTTCTACTTGTTCAAAAGATGAACTGTACACCATGGGGCATCGATTACTACAGAACTTAAAGACTGCTTATGTCATCGATAATCATGAGTTCTATTTGTCAGCCAGCATAGGTATCGCCTGTTACCCTGCCGATGGAGAAGATGCTGGCACTTTGTTGAAAAATGCTGATATTGCCATGTATAAGGCAAAAGAAACCAGAGATGGGAAGTATAATATAAGGTTTTTTGAGGCAGAAATGGAAAAAGAAATTCATGAACGTTTTTTACTCGAAAACCATTTGAAAAAGGCACTGGAAAAAGAGGAATTAATCCTTAATTTGCAGCCTATTGTTAATATTATTGAAAACAGGCAGTCAACTGCAGAAGCGCTTGTAAGATGGGAAAATGAAGTTTTTGGTCTTGTACCGCCGGATAAGTTTATTCCCTTAGCAGAAGAAACGGGCTTGATCCACGAGATCGGTACATACGTTCTGAAAGAGGTGTGCCGTTTTATTCAAAGTTTCCGAAAAAAAGAATTTAATCCCATTCCCATTGCCATTAATATTTCGTTAAAACAGCTGGAAAACAGAAACTTTACCCGAGAGGTTGAAAATATTATTGCTTCTTACGGCATAGAAGGTAAAAACTTAGAATTTGAAATTACTGAGAGCGTTTCGACGGGCAATATGGAGGTAATCGCTGAAAACCTGCGAAAAATAAAAGGACTGGGGATAAAAATAGCCATGGACGATTTCGGTACGGGTTATTCCTCCTTGGCTATGCTTTTAAACCTGGAGGTAGATAAAATAAAAATCGATAAAATTTTTATAAACAATATAAGGAAAAGCAGGGATGAGAAAATAATTAGAACAGTAATATCAATGGCTAAAGAATTAGGGCTAACTGTTATTGTAGAAGGGGTTGAGACAGAGGAACAGGTAAACTTCTTAAAGAATATAAATTGTGAATACGGCCAGGGATACTTTTGGGCAAAGCCTATGCAAGTTGCTGACTTTGAGAAGTATTTGCAAGGGCGGTATGTGACGATGTATAAAAATAGATAA
- a CDS encoding methyl-accepting chemotaxis protein, whose product MNSSLAIVVDNLKRALKEVRENSENVTGHSQSLAAVSEEMTSATQELVSTMQQVAQGATSQVQDIQEIVASLSELTRNIENVYKELQNVKDETDTTAERANKGKEEMDKLIKSINEIRNSFEVVVSKVKNLTGSVKQISGITEIITGIAEQTNLLALNAAIEAARAGEHGRGFAVVAEEVRKLAEESRKSASEITNLVASINKDTDEVIKTSEDVEGFIKSQAQSVEQTVQSFGDIILSVENIAPLMKKTYSAMDEIVKSKDQVMTRVEQVSAVTEENSAATEEVAASSEELTASSEEVASTAQNLASIAEGLMNTVNRFKV is encoded by the coding sequence ATGAACAGCTCCTTAGCTATAGTTGTTGATAATCTGAAAAGAGCCTTAAAGGAAGTAAGGGAAAATTCCGAGAATGTCACCGGGCATTCCCAAAGCTTGGCGGCTGTTTCTGAAGAGATGACCTCTGCTACCCAGGAACTGGTCAGCACCATGCAGCAGGTGGCACAAGGGGCAACTTCCCAGGTCCAGGACATTCAAGAGATTGTTGCTTCCTTGTCGGAGTTGACAAGGAATATCGAGAATGTCTACAAAGAACTGCAAAATGTGAAGGATGAGACGGATACCACAGCCGAAAGGGCAAACAAAGGCAAGGAGGAAATGGACAAGCTCATTAAATCCATCAATGAAATCAGGAACTCCTTTGAGGTGGTTGTAAGCAAGGTGAAAAATCTGACGGGCTCCGTCAAGCAAATCAGCGGGATAACGGAGATCATTACCGGGATAGCGGAACAGACGAACCTTCTCGCCCTGAACGCAGCCATTGAAGCGGCGAGGGCTGGTGAACACGGCAGAGGCTTTGCTGTGGTTGCAGAAGAAGTGAGAAAGCTGGCAGAAGAATCGCGAAAATCAGCCAGCGAAATTACCAACCTGGTGGCATCCATCAATAAAGATACCGATGAGGTCATCAAAACCTCGGAAGATGTGGAGGGCTTCATCAAAAGCCAGGCCCAGTCCGTAGAGCAGACGGTGCAATCTTTTGGCGACATCATCCTTTCCGTTGAAAATATTGCCCCGCTCATGAAGAAAACCTACAGCGCCATGGATGAAATAGTCAAATCCAAGGATCAGGTTATGACCAGGGTGGAACAGGTCAGTGCCGTCACAGAAGAAAATTCCGCTGCCACAGAAGAGGTTGCGGCTTCCTCGGAAGAATTGACGGCTTCTTCGGAAGAAGTGGCTTCTACAGCTCAAAACCTGGCTTCCATTGCTGAAGGCTTAATGAATACTGTAAACAGGTTCAAGGTGTGA